ACGCACTAGCGTCCAGCACTTCCGTATCAAGCCCGGCGCAGTCGTCGGAGAGCACAGCCACGAACACGAGCAGACCGGCTTCGTCACCCGAGGCGAACTGACGTTTACCGTCGACGGTGAGGAGGTTGCCACCGGCCCGGGCGACTCGTACGTCATCCCCGGCGGGGCGCCCCACGCTGCCGAGAACTGCGGCGACGAGCCCGTCGAGGGCGTCGAGATCTTCAGCCCGCCGCGGCCGAACCCACCGTGGACCGAGGGCTGAGGCCGAACCGTCGGCTACCCGCACAGCGGAGTCGCGACCGGAGGGCGAAGCTATAACTTCCCACCTGCCCCACGCGAACTCGTGACAGCTCACACGCACACTCCCGTTACAGTCGACGGCAAACGGGCCGTCGTAATCGGGGGCACGAGCGGCATCGGACGGGGCATCGCGGGCGGCTTCGCGGCCGAGGGCGCGGATGTGATCGCGTCGAGCCGGACCGAAGAGAACGTCGCGGAGACGGCGGCGGAACTACGAGACCTCGGGGCCGAGACCGCCGAACTGACCTGCGACGTCACCGACCGCGAGTCGCTTGAGCGCCTGCGCGACGACGCCGTCGAGGCGCTCGGCGGCGTCGACGTCCTCGTGAACTCCCCGAGCTACATCGCCCGGAAGTCCGTGAGCGAGGCCTCCGAGACCGACTGGTCTGAGGTGTCCGACGTCCAAATCGACGGCACCTTCCGCGCGACGCAGACCTTCGCCGAGGCGATCGAGTCGGGGAGCGTGATCAACATCGCGTC
This window of the Halococcus salifodinae DSM 8989 genome carries:
- a CDS encoding cupin domain-containing protein encodes the protein MDVVSVTDEESVEALEGVHLAQLAAGERTSVQHFRIKPGAVVGEHSHEHEQTGFVTRGELTFTVDGEEVATGPGDSYVIPGGAPHAAENCGDEPVEGVEIFSPPRPNPPWTEG
- a CDS encoding SDR family NAD(P)-dependent oxidoreductase, producing the protein MTAHTHTPVTVDGKRAVVIGGTSGIGRGIAGGFAAEGADVIASSRTEENVAETAAELRDLGAETAELTCDVTDRESLERLRDDAVEALGGVDVLVNSPSYIARKSVSEASETDWSEVSDVQIDGTFRATQTFAEAIESGSVINIASLSSEIAIPNLAAYSTAKGGIDAFTRNAAEELGPEIRVNAVRPGFIVSEQTSGTYTEGTPRHDTIVDRTVDGRLGRPEEITGAVVYLASDAASYTTGEIITVDGGFTRSTFTE